Within the Salvia hispanica cultivar TCC Black 2014 chromosome 4, UniMelb_Shisp_WGS_1.0, whole genome shotgun sequence genome, the region ATCTATCTAGAAATAGTTTGACGGGCTATATAATTCCAGATATTGGTAAAATGGAGGTGCTAGACTCTCTTGATCACATCTCACTGACCAACTCTCTAGCAAGATACCTATAAGTTTTAGCGGGAATACACACTCTTGGTTATCTCGATTTGTCAAACAACGAGTTTATTACCGGAAAAATTCCAACCGTTACTCAACCGGAGGCTTCAATGCATCGTATTATGCGGTAATGATGGACTATGTGGCGACCACTCACCAAAAGTGCTTGGAGATATCTTGAGGCCATCCACTAATTCGAAGGGAAACATGAATGAGAGAAAGACGATGTCTTCTCATTTATGCAGAAGTTGCCATATCGATGGGCTTTGGTTTTATCTTTGGATTTTGGGGAGTTATTGGTACATTCGCTATGGAAGAAATCATGGAGAATTGCATTAACTGACTTGTTGAATCTTTGTTGGAGATTGGTTTCTACGTCGGGATTACGAGTGTTTGTATCCAAATGGAGAAGATTTGAAATGCAATACAGGTAATATCCAAGCTACATTCATTTGCACAATTCCACACATTACATTCATTTACTTTAAGATATTGgaaccaaaatttaatttttagatttataaCATTCCAATTTTTCAGCTGTGACACAACTCGCTTTAGAGATGAAACAAGGTGAACAAACTTGAGTTGGtgatcttatttaattttaatgttttaggTTTCTTTCCTTTGTAAAGCTGTATGTTGGTATGTATTTGTTTTGTCTAGTTTATGCGTAGTTCATGACCCATTATTAAATGCATATGttgatttatataatttatttagattacTGTAATTATGAGTGAATTTTATATGTAAGCATAATGATAATTACGATTACTCCataatcaatttataatttatttcacaaTTACTATCTCAACTTTGTAACATAAAACGGACAATACTACGTCCTCAAAAATCATACGGCAACCTAAAAATACGGTTAGTTCGTcattaaattgatgaaaatatctttgtattttatcaTCACGGATTatctttcaatttattatgcataattATAGTGATATAATTTAGtcaataattttagatttttttccATTGATTTTTGAACGCAATGATTTCTAAcgtttgattttgtttatacGTTGGAAAATCATGTACAAgaaatatctatatatatatatagtcatcAAGATTATCTTCCAATTTATTAAGTAGACTATTAGCAGTTTGTAGTTtagtcatccttcactttttttaatgtgtttttttcacttatttttgttcacttattttgattagattttgtgttaaaatgacaacacctcttaaattGACATCGTATTTcatatccaacaatattataaacactacacatcaatattataaacgctacacaacaatctatattGTTGTATAGCTTGTTGGATATTGCGGCCAGAAAAATTAACGTATACGGTGTTGTATATTTGCGAGATTTTACACTtcgggatttttttttattgccacATGGAAGCTTATTATTACatcacgtgtacaaatgattggctaggaatggtggtatgatgttattttaagaggtattgtcattttaacgcacccctttTGAATATTcataagttaatttttttccttcacttttctatgtgtttttttttcacttaatttttgtttatatgtaGGAAATTCTTTAAAATCGTTTTAAATCTTGACTGATTTTAACGTTATGTCATTATGAATTATCTTTAAAGTATGCCCAAACTTTAAAcgagaaatgttaaaattatgtaaaagGAATGAGTTTTGGTAAGAAAGAATTGTTATGatatgtaataaaataataaagtatttcataggagtaattaaattatctaATGTAAGGTTCATTTATTAGGTGTGAGGTTGGCTGATCCCCCTTACCCATAAAGTCTTTTATCCTTTTCCTAACTAATAACAAAAGCCctctttataaaaaagaaatagacaTAACTTTTTATGTGATAATTTTAACTAAAGTATGGGGTAGTGGTGGGCGGATGCTTTCACATTCACTGGTGTTCATGACACATGAACAACTAACTGCAAGCGATcatttaatgcacaatttaaataaaattgagtggGTTGTACTTTATATTCTAATTCACATATTGTATTTGTACAGATTGTATAGTTGAAGAATATATCAAGtgcaaaagaaacaaaaaaatggagaaGCAGAAAGCGTACATTGCAGTGATAGTATTGCAGTGTAGCTATGCAGGAATGATGGTGTTATCTAAGGCAGCCATGTCTTCTGGGATGAAGCCTTCCGTCTTCGTCGCCTATCGACAAGCCTTCGCCTTCTTCGCCCTGctccccttcgccttcttcttCGCCAGGTCAATTTCTCGTAAATTATAGTCcggacacttttttttttctctcatactttattcactctcCTCTCaacttaaatataaaaaacactacataaaatctcgtgacGAAAATAAAACGCTTCATTTTAACCAATACGTATTTGTGTTACCtcaatttcttgttttgttgttgaaatgataatttatttgatcTGCAGCAAGGGGTCTTCTCCTCTTACATGGACTGGGTTATGCAAGATTTTCTTTGTCTCTTCATATGGGTATGTATATCAATTAGGATGATTGTAATTTTAGTACGCGTTTTTATTGGgataaaatatttctaaaagAGATGTATAATTGCAGGTTGGCCTTGAGTTTCAATCTGAATTTAGCAGGATTGAAGTATATTTCAGCAACATTTGGTACGGCAATTCTCAGCATTGTTCCTGCATTGGTCTTTACCATGGCCGTTTGTTTAAGGTAAATCATTaaacaatttctaaaaaataaaaatgtaaatcattaaaccaaaattaattgattaattaattagaataaataagtATTATCTCAATTCTAAAGCTCACCCAACTATctaagtagtagtactagtactattaagCAATAGTGGATAGAATCAAAAGATAACCCTTCAACGGTTCCACCACAACTAGTTTTTATTTGTCTCTTTATCTGTCATGATCTTTTATAATCAttgaatttttagttttaaccAAGAAATGACACTACAATACTCATGGACCTACCCTTTAATGTATTGGGATCTCTTGTTTTATTGTGTTTCATGATTAACTTGGTGTCGATTTTAATAATGTGAaaagtatgataaaaaaaataagtaaaatagaagttctatctttatatattattagagTATAATGGAATGTTGagttcacaattttaaaatggaCTATGTAAATAAGGCTTTGAACCGAAATGAGAACTGCGATTTTATATCGTAGATAGAAGATAGATATAaggagtactagtatataacgtcactatataaaatttcgtGACGAATTAGAAATGTTCCAGTTAGAGTGAGACACAATGCATATTAAAATTCTCCATCATGGTCTACTTTGGTTCaaagtttgaaaatataaCATGATCTAATAAAGTGTAGTCTTATACTTATATACTACctcattcaaaaaaaaatagactattttttatttctaataaaatactataagtgtaattatttatttacctaaaaaatactccatctgtcctccattaggagtcacacttccatttctgcactcgttttataaaaataataataaatagttaaggtggagaaatggtaaagtaaaagagagaataatgtagagaaaagtcttttctctacattattaataaattagatttttaattatggaTAGATCCAAATGGCAGAGACATTTACGACGAAGATAACCAATGatatactctctttgtccaCGAAAAGTAGTTCCATTTTGCTTTTTCCGATGTCCACTAATTACAAATGGtccaatttcaaaaatagaaactttctttcatattttatccattttttccaatttctcattaaaatccatgttgttaacaaataagactatttttggTCGATGGAAGAgagttataaattttgttttaaaattgaagtatttacTACAACTAAGTCCAATTATGTTTCATTATTTccctccaaaaaaaatataggatTGAAAGCCTAGACATAAGAAAATGGCATGGAGTAGCCAAGGTAATCGGAACCATAATCGGTCTGTCCGGAGCTATGGCATTCACCTTCTACAAAGGCCCCTCCGTCTACCACGCTTCCTCAACCGCCCACCACCCGTTCGACGAAAAGCCGCACTCAAAACACGAATGGATAAAGGGCGCTCTCCTCGCCATCGCCGGCCAACTCTTCTACGCCATGTGGATCACTATGCAGGCCCCACTCCTCACACAATATCCTGGCAAATTAAGGCTCACCATTCTCCAGTGCGGCCTTAGCTGCCTCTCTGCAACGGTGTATGCCGCCGCCGTCGAGAGGCGTGGATCATTGTGGAAGCTTCGCTGGGATATCGAGCTTTTATCCGTCGCCTATTGTGTACGTTGTTCTTCATCTCTTGTGATATCATCGATCTTCGATTGATTGAATGTGAAGAATGGTGAAATTTTGCAGGGTGTGATAGTGACGGGGATGAGTTATTGGTTGCAAGCTTGGGTCATAGAGAAGAAAGGGCCCGTTTTTACCGCCATTTTCGGGCCGTTGGCGCTCGTCATTGCAGCAGTCTTCTCTGCTTTTTTCCTTAACGAAACTCTTCACTGGGGAAGGTTGGTGCATTTTTGTATGCCAATTGTTTTTATCCGTGCGTCCTTTGTAGTCTTATTTTACGATGATAAAGTCATCCATTTTGCTATTGTGAAGTGTCTAGAATAAAATCATCCATTTGCCTATTCTGAAATGTCATTtcgttataaaattaattaatcgtCTCGCGAAAATTATCACGAATAAGAATACATATTTTCgttttgatttattcttttatttgaatatttttatatgcGTTGCAGTGTACTGGGCTGTGGATTACTGGTGATTGGGCTTTACTGTTTTTTGTGGGGTAGAAATAAAGAGGCCCATTTTAAATCCCAACAAGTTTTGGAGGAAGCCCATTTAGAGACTGCCACGCCAATATCACACGATGAAAAGAATCCATGAAccttatctttttatttcatgatagttaatttgtaatttataaaaataactgCTTCTGTTGTTCAATGTTTAACCAATTTTGTTTGGACCGAAGAAATAAACTCAATgtgtagggatcagattagtcaagattcactaattaccgagacctctttgttcttgtacaagaGAGCTCAGCCAAACTCTCACCCACGCGGCTGATGTTACAATCACGAGCCAAAGAATTACAGATTAAGAACAGGAACAAGTAACCATAGCTATTACAAGATCTTGAACCGATCTAAGCTATCAACCTTGCTTCTCCATAACCTGCACACTTAATCAACCAGTTAGTAACAACAGGAAGATCCTCTCGGATCTAAAACACAAGAAACTAACTACTAACAAAGAGTAAGATCAGAGATCAAAGTATCTTGGCTCAGAACCCGCCACAACAACACAGATCTATTCTTCTAAAACTAGACCCAAGAGAGCACCAATGGATTGGATAGAGTTAACCCTCTGACCGCCAATACTTCCACCAGAGAAACCCCTCACACCAGATCAAGTTTCACCGAACAAGTCTCCACACACGGCCTTCGAGTTCTCACAAACCCTAGTTCCACTCCAGTAACAAGCAATCGAAGAGATTGCTTCACACCAGCACTCACAACAAATCTACCACTCAACAAACCATGGAAGATCACCAAGAGATGGCCGGAAGATCatcggagaagaagagagaagagagagatgcTCTGAGTCacaaagtagagagagagagatgagagaacaGTGAGTGAAACGGCGCAAGACCATCTCTCACTTAACACCAACAACCCTGCATCCAACGGCTGTCAAGCAAGATCCAAGAGGGAGGGCACGTGGCAACATCTGGTGGTAGAAGGTAAGTCATTGGGCTCAGCCCAATAAGAAACATCCGGGCTTAACAATAACACAGCCCAAATAAGAGTCCATCCAAATATCCAACATACTCCACCTTGGACTTTTATTCTGGGAAACCAATCAAGTGTTGTGGGCTAAGGCATAATCATCACAGCCTACAAGGTAGATCCCTCAGCACCAAAGGACAAGGTCCACTTGCATTTTGGGAACTACCAGGTTGCCTTTAGACACCAGAGGGGCTGACACCCATTAGTCTAAAGGACTTCATGCCTCCAGCCACCCACCACCCTTACCACAGCTGATAAGGTGGCTGAGGTCTTTCCCCGGGACATGCAACCTATCCTAGATCAAAATGCAAAAACTTAATGCAGAAAAGAAGTTTCTCCAAGGGTAAGGGTTTAGTTCCCATGTCAGCTGGGTTTTTATCAGTATGCACCTTTTGAAGAAACACTTCACCCTTTTCTACAACATCCCTAATGTAATGAAACCTTACATCTATATGCTTTGTTCTATCATGAAAAACAGGGTTTTTACATAACTGAATAGCAGATTGAGAATCAGAGAACAACACAGGAGAGGATTTCACAAACTTGAGTTCAGAAAGTACTCCCTTTAACCATACAGCCTCTTTCATTGCCTCAGTGATGGCAATATACTCTAACTCAGTGGTGGACAAGGCCACAATGTGCTGCAGTTGTGATTTCCAACTTATGCAAGACCTACACACTGAAAATACATAGGAGGTTGTTGACTTCCTCTTATCTCTGTCGTTAACATAATTGGAATCCACAAAACCAGTTAGTAAGACACCATCATCACATTTAGAATAGCATAAACCATACTTAGCAGTTTGCTTCAAGTATCTAAGAAGCCATTTCAGAGCTTCCCAATGAACAAGACCTGGATTAGACATGTATCTACTAAGACATGACACAACATAGGCAATATCAGACCTAGTGCTAACCATCAAGTACATAACAGATCCAATAGCATTAGCATAGGGAATTCTCTTCATAGCATCAATTTCAGATTGAGACTTAGGGCACAGATCTTTACTCAACATAAAATGAGCAGCTAAAGGCACAGAAGCAGGCTTAGCATCAAACATGTTAAACTTTCTCAGAATTTTGTACACATAAGGTTCTTGATGCAACACAAGGGTGGATGTTTTTCTATCTCTACAGATGTTAATCCCTAAGATTTTCTGAGCATCACCCAAATCCTTCATGTCAAAATTCTCACTCAAGGCAGCTTGCACACCCTTAATGGTTTTCAAACAAGGACCCATTATaagcatatcatcaacatataaaagCAAGAACACATGCACAGTATCAAGATTCTTAAcatataagcatgcatcaaaGGTACTTCTGACAAATCCTAACTTCTGCATACAAGTGTTAAACTTGATGTTCCACTGCCTGGGGGACTGTTTTAAACCATATAAGGCCTTTTTCAACAAGCACACATGATTGGGAAACTTGGGATCAACAAAGCCCTCAGGCTGATTCATGTAAATAGGCTTATCAAGATCACCATGTAAGAAAGCAGTTTTAACATCCATTTGCTTTaattcccaattaaaatgagcacACAAAGCCAACATCATCCTGACAGTAGTGAATTTAACAACAGGGGCAAAGATTTCTGTGTAATCTACCCCCTCTTGTTGAGTAAAGCCTTTTGCCACTAATCTGGCCTTGTACCTAAGGCCCTCCACctcatttttcagtttataAAGCCACCTGCAATCAACCACAGTATGCACCAGGAGGCAAAGGTACAAGAATCcaagtaaatttaattttcgaGAGTGCATCTCTTCCATCATGGCTTTATGCCACTGACTCCAGAATTTAGATTTAGTAGCCTACTTATAGGTTTGAGGCTCATCACCATCAGATTCATAAACATTGAAAGCCAAATTTATAAGAGCAACTAAACCAACAAAACCATCATATCTAGAGGGTTTACTGACATTGACCCTTCTAGTTCTATCTCTGGATAACACATAATCCTGCAAGTTAGTATTATCAATAGCATTTTGAATGCCACTAGGGCTATTTATCACATTCTGAACAGGAACAGGAGGAGAGTTTCTAACAGGACTATCATGCAAATTGGGCACATTGTCACCAACATTTTGGACAGGATTATTGTGCAACACATTTGGATTTCCTTCATCAGGTGTCTCATTAGAAGTGTAGACTGGATAAGTGTTCCAAAATGGCTGCTCCACCTCACTTGGAGCATCACTAGAATGCTCCACTCCAGTGAGTGTATCTGTGGACTCCACCTCATTGAGGGGTTCATTGTCCACATCTATAGGATCTGGGCTACTTGTCAATCTTAAGCAGGGGAATTCATCTTCATTGAAGACTACATCTCTACTTATAATGACCTTGAACCCAGGTTCACTCCTTAGCCAGACTCTATACCCTTTGACACCCTCGTGGATATCCTAGAAAAACACCTTTTCTAGTTCTAGGCTCAAGTTTATCAGACTTATTATGCACAAAAGCAGTACAGCCAAAAACCCTTAGGTGAGAAAAATCAAGAGGCTTGTCATAGAACACATATTCAGGACAC harbors:
- the LOC125223619 gene encoding WAT1-related protein At1g43650-like: MEKQKAYIAVIVLQCSYAGMMVLSKAAMSSGMKPSVFVAYRQAFAFFALLPFAFFFASKGSSPLTWTGLCKIFFVSSYGLALSFNLNLAGLKYISATFGTAILSIVPALVFTMAVCLRIESLDIRKWHGVAKVIGTIIGLSGAMAFTFYKGPSVYHASSTAHHPFDEKPHSKHEWIKGALLAIAGQLFYAMWITMQAPLLTQYPGKLRLTILQCGLSCLSATVYAAAVERRGSLWKLRWDIELLSVAYCGVIVTGMSYWLQAWVIEKKGPVFTAIFGPLALVIAAVFSAFFLNETLHWGSVLGCGLLVIGLYCFLWGRNKEAHFKSQQVLEEAHLETATPISHDEKNP